Sequence from the Microtus pennsylvanicus isolate mMicPen1 chromosome 12, mMicPen1.hap1, whole genome shotgun sequence genome:
CCTGCACGTGCCTGAGGTAGGAAGGACCCTGTCTGGTTGGCACCTTACCCCGAAACCCACCAGCTCCTCtcactgcctgcctctctgcaggGTGCTACCCCTAAGGATGGCCCCAGCGCGGGCTGCACCATCGTGACAGCGCTCCTGTCCCTAGCCCTGGGTCAGCCTGTGCTGCAGAACCTGGCCATGACGGGGGAGGTCTCCCTCACCGGCAAAGTGTTGCCTGTGGGCGGCATCAAGGAGAAAACAATCGCGGTGAGTGCCGTGCCGCACCCAAGCCCTCGGTCACCTGGGGAGCTGAGTCAGGACCCTGCTGACTGACTGTCCCCCACAGGCCAAGCGCGCAGGTGTGACCTGCATCGTCTTGCCGGCCGAGAACAGGAAGGACTTTTCGGACTTGGCCCCATTCATCACGGAGGGACTGGAGGTGCACTTTGTGGAGCACTACCGTGACATCTTCCGCATCGCCTTTCCGCTGCGCGAGCAGCACCAGGCGCGGGCTGTGGAGCGGTGACCCGGGGACTGAGTTTGTAATCATGGGGTGGCGGAGCCACGAGCAGAGCTGTAGAATCATGAATAAAGAGCCTGTTTCCAGAGCCAAGCCGAGTCACCGCGCAGCCGCAAACACACGCACGCAACACACACGATCTGCGCCACAGCAACGTTTATTGAGAACGGGGAGGGGATCAGTCCTTCTTGGCCGCCGCCTTCCTCATGGCGGCCAGCACGTTGCTCAGCTCCTCCCGCTTCCTCTTGGCGCGTATGTGCGTGCCCacctgtgtgtggggggagtcGCGTCACCCTGGGGCACCCGCAGCCAGGTCCACCCCGCCCGCCCGCCGGCCCTCCGCGCCGCCTACCCGCTTCTTGATGAACTTGAGCGCGCGCTTGTCCTTGGACACCTTGAGCAGCTCCATGGCGCGCCGCTCGTAGGGTGCGAAGCCGCACACCTCCCGGATCATGTCCCGCACGAACTTGGTGTGCTTTGTGAGGCGCTGCGGGGACCCGGGACGAACTCAGCGGCGCGGCAGCCGCCCCGCACGCACCCCGCGCTACCCCGCGCCCCGGCCTCTCCTCCCCAGCCGCGGCCCCGGAGCCCGCACTCACCCCGCGCCGCCGGCTGTGCCTCGGCTGGCTTACGTTCTTCGTCACCTTGTGGCCCTTGTTGAGGCCCACGGCCATGGGGTAGCG
This genomic interval carries:
- the Rpl36 gene encoding large ribosomal subunit protein eL36, with product MALRYPMAVGLNKGHKVTKNVSQPRHSRRRGRLTKHTKFVRDMIREVCGFAPYERRAMELLKVSKDKRALKFIKKRVGTHIRAKRKREELSNVLAAMRKAAAKKD